The following proteins are co-located in the Streptomyces sp. DT2A-34 genome:
- a CDS encoding MFS transporter, which translates to MADSARSLDDTAQDGGRTGRFAGMGPFMLVWSGQAISLVGNSVLRFAFVFETWSATGRATALTTLSLCAMLPQVLLSPLAGAFVDRINRRTALQLADGGGLLVVALLGVLHFAGGLDTWEVYAAVMLLGAAAAFQFPALGASVPLLVDKGQLQRANSLLASAKSTADVGGPALGGLLVVFSGLGFILVADLVSFAAALAAIRVVRMRGDGGTARKPGGGPRKKLVAEAVEGMRFLFRHPSLRDLMLAFCVVNLVMVFGFAAVQPMVLARSGGETAALASVNTAIGVGGIAGGLLMAAWSGPRNRARGMLLGIIGMCLSAQVAMALAGGVVGWCAAILVGAALMPMINGVMQAIVQTKVPQEWHGRVFGAVMFLSQISVPLATAVSGPLADHVFEPRAADGSGIFVVLGPLVGDGPGSGMAAMLLIAGLCGIAVGVLSMTRRTVREIDSLLPDIDAESGGDGAEDGDGAGGEGGASTDEAVSRGDAGRPGDPEDPDKRRDTPEDPEDPENPDNPENKALVEG; encoded by the coding sequence GTGGCCGATTCGGCGCGCTCGCTTGACGACACCGCGCAGGACGGGGGAAGGACAGGCCGGTTCGCCGGCATGGGTCCCTTCATGCTCGTCTGGAGCGGGCAGGCGATATCCCTGGTCGGCAATTCCGTTCTGCGGTTCGCCTTCGTCTTCGAGACATGGTCGGCCACCGGCCGGGCCACGGCGCTGACCACGCTGTCGCTCTGCGCGATGCTCCCCCAGGTGCTGCTCAGCCCGCTCGCCGGAGCCTTCGTCGACCGGATCAACCGGCGTACGGCGCTGCAGCTCGCGGACGGTGGCGGACTGCTGGTCGTGGCGCTGCTCGGCGTCCTGCACTTCGCCGGCGGGCTGGACACCTGGGAGGTCTACGCGGCCGTCATGCTGCTCGGCGCCGCCGCCGCCTTCCAGTTCCCGGCGCTGGGCGCCTCCGTGCCGTTGCTGGTGGACAAGGGGCAGCTCCAGCGGGCCAACAGTCTGCTGGCGAGCGCCAAGAGCACGGCGGACGTCGGCGGTCCGGCGCTGGGGGGGCTCCTGGTGGTGTTCTCCGGGCTGGGTTTCATCCTCGTCGCCGACCTGGTGAGCTTCGCTGCCGCGCTGGCCGCCATCCGGGTCGTACGGATGCGGGGGGACGGCGGCACCGCGAGGAAGCCGGGGGGCGGGCCGCGCAAGAAGCTCGTCGCGGAGGCCGTCGAGGGGATGCGGTTCCTCTTCCGGCATCCGAGCCTGCGCGATCTGATGCTGGCCTTCTGCGTGGTCAACCTGGTCATGGTCTTCGGCTTCGCCGCCGTACAGCCCATGGTGCTGGCCCGGTCCGGCGGCGAGACCGCGGCGCTGGCGAGCGTCAACACCGCGATCGGGGTCGGTGGGATCGCGGGCGGGCTGCTGATGGCGGCCTGGAGCGGGCCGAGGAACCGGGCCCGGGGCATGCTGCTCGGGATCATCGGCATGTGCCTGTCCGCCCAGGTGGCCATGGCCCTCGCGGGCGGTGTGGTCGGCTGGTGCGCGGCCATTCTGGTGGGCGCGGCGCTCATGCCGATGATCAACGGCGTGATGCAGGCGATCGTGCAGACCAAGGTTCCCCAGGAGTGGCACGGCCGGGTCTTCGGCGCCGTGATGTTCCTGTCGCAGATCTCCGTCCCGCTGGCCACCGCGGTCTCCGGGCCGCTCGCCGACCATGTCTTCGAACCGCGGGCCGCGGACGGCAGCGGGATCTTCGTGGTGCTCGGGCCGCTCGTGGGCGACGGTCCGGGCAGCGGCATGGCCGCCATGCTGCTCATCGCCGGCCTGTGCGGCATCGCCGTCGGAGTGCTGAGCATGACCCGGCGCACGGTGCGGGAGATCGACTCGCTGCTGCCGGACATCGATGCCGAGTCCGGCGGGGACGGCGCGGAGGACGGGGACGGCGCGGGTGGCGAGGGCGGCGCGAGCACCGACGAGGCCGTGAGCCGCGGCGACGCCGGGCGCCCCGGTGATCCCGAGGATCCGGACAAGCGCCGCGACACCCCCGAAGACCCCGAGGATCCCGAAAACCCCGACAACCCCGAGAACAAAGCACTCGTGGAGGGCTGA
- a CDS encoding MupA/Atu3671 family FMN-dependent luciferase-like monooxygenase, with protein sequence MDLSVMFFGADTPAADTPGGGTAPRHSEAYDDILTVARTADRLGFHAIWTPERHFQQVGQVFPSPPVLSAALAVATERINIRAGSVILPLHHPLRIAEDWAVVDNLSHGRIGLSAATGWHSADFVLAPDHYEGRREQTLRDIPLLRRLWAGEAAEFTDGTGTSVSVLPQPRPVQDTLPLWLTSSGNPATWEAAGSLRTGVLGATVGQSREELAEKIARYRAACAAAPDQGGTDAHGRVTLMAHTFVGADDEEARRLSGVPLTRYLRSYVRQTTANRTADRATAQLTEEQTALLAEFAFHRYLTWGSLLGSAETCRKMLADLRELGCDEVACFVDFGLGRDEVLAGLHRLAELQEEVA encoded by the coding sequence ATGGACCTGAGCGTGATGTTCTTCGGCGCCGACACGCCCGCCGCCGACACCCCGGGCGGGGGCACCGCGCCGCGGCACAGCGAGGCCTACGACGACATCCTCACCGTCGCCCGTACCGCGGACCGGCTCGGCTTCCACGCGATCTGGACGCCCGAGCGGCACTTCCAGCAGGTCGGGCAGGTCTTCCCGAGCCCGCCGGTGCTCAGCGCGGCGCTCGCGGTGGCCACCGAGCGGATCAACATCCGGGCGGGCAGCGTGATCCTGCCGCTGCACCATCCGCTGCGGATCGCCGAGGACTGGGCCGTCGTGGACAACCTCTCGCACGGCCGGATCGGGCTGTCCGCGGCGACGGGCTGGCACTCCGCCGACTTCGTGCTGGCCCCGGACCACTACGAGGGCCGCCGCGAGCAGACCCTGCGGGACATCCCGCTGCTGCGGCGGCTGTGGGCGGGCGAGGCGGCCGAGTTCACCGACGGCACCGGCACCTCCGTCTCCGTCCTGCCGCAGCCCCGCCCCGTGCAGGACACCCTCCCTCTGTGGCTCACCAGCTCCGGCAACCCCGCGACCTGGGAGGCCGCCGGCAGCCTGCGCACCGGGGTGCTCGGGGCGACGGTCGGGCAGAGCCGGGAGGAGCTGGCCGAGAAGATCGCCCGCTATCGGGCGGCCTGCGCCGCCGCCCCCGACCAGGGCGGCACCGACGCGCACGGCCGGGTGACGCTGATGGCGCACACGTTCGTCGGCGCGGACGACGAGGAGGCGCGGCGCCTGAGCGGCGTACCGCTGACGCGGTATCTGCGCTCGTACGTACGGCAGACCACGGCCAACCGCACCGCCGACCGGGCGACGGCACAGCTCACCGAGGAACAGACCGCGCTGCTCGCCGAGTTCGCCTTCCACCGCTATCTGACCTGGGGCAGCCTGCTCGGCTCCGCCGAGACCTGCCGGAAGATGCTCGCCGATCTGCGCGAGCTGGGCTGTGACGAGGTCGCCTGCTTCGTGGACTTCGGACTCGGCCGCGACGAGGTGCTGGCCGGGCTGCACCGGCTGGCCGAGCTGCAGGAGGAAGTGGCATGA
- a CDS encoding amino acid adenylation domain-containing protein, whose amino-acid sequence MHELFGEQARRTPAATALVHGEQRLSYGELDAWADRLAGLLRRHGVRPGALVGVYLERSAEMVVALLGTLKAGAGYVMLDPDFPAERLRGMAADAGVAVVVSRRGARPTGIAAESVAVEDAEEAPPLERGAVTVRPQDPACVMFTSGSTGRPKGIVASHAAITGTLTGQDFASFGAGAVWLQCSPVSWDAFALELWGPLLGGGLCVLHPGQRPDPVVMAGLVDRHAVTSLYLSASLFHVIVDEYPRALAQVSELIVGGEPLSPAHAARALERYPELRLSNGYGPVEGMVFLTVHPVTAEDVRDGRPVPIGRPLAGKRLRVLDERLRPVADGETGELYAAGAGVALGYCGRPELTAERFAADLYGAAGERMYRTGDLVRRRADGVLEYLGRADAQVKIRGFRVEPGEVETVLAGHPDVVRAAVVARPDVSGDQRLIAYVVPRDGHRRGLSEQRLREHAARVLADYLVPAAFVLLDALPLTANGKLDRAALPEPGPVVGSLASAAARQPSGPVEEALCGLFSEVLGVASVGPEDDFFALGGNSLMVARLLGRIRLTLGAPVGVRTLFECRTPAALVPYVEKAARDERAELPAPVRDGDVLPLSYAQRRLWFLDRVDAGAAYTLPVLVRLRGEVDAEALRAALGDVAARQTALRTVFEERDGEPRQRVLSGAEALPRLRHVTVGSGELAQAVSAAARHRFDLAAELPLHAVLFSVQDRPGEHALLLVLHHIAGDGWSLSPLFRDLSRAYAARGAGAEPELAPLPVPYADFARRQRERLGSADDPGSLAAAQLAFWREALADLPAGGPLLPRRPGRPAVPGRDAATVVRRLDAGAHARIVEAARVQGATLFMALHAALAAALVRAGAGEDLAVGSPIAGRGHDGTVDDVVGFFVNMLVVRTDASGDPTARQLLARTRETALNAFAHQDMPFEEVVDALNPVRPPGRQPFTEVVLALQNNARAEVELPGAEAGVEPLRTGTARFELLVDVTDDHGPAGAPDGMTLVFEYRTSCLEPEFVQWLADAVVEALRAAAAEPDVPLSRLPLPAPPRRADAARDAIPTPARAAAAPADSALHREIAAVWSDVLGVERIGPHDDFFRLGGNSLRAVRVAARLTGAGRTVTAAQLFTSPTVAALAAELERAPARAPAAAAPIPRRPRVPRQPGRDGRTDTSQKEVPWT is encoded by the coding sequence GTGCATGAACTCTTCGGGGAACAGGCTCGGCGGACACCGGCGGCGACCGCGCTGGTCCACGGCGAGCAGCGGCTGAGCTACGGCGAACTCGACGCGTGGGCCGACCGGTTGGCCGGACTGCTGCGGCGGCACGGCGTGCGGCCGGGGGCCCTGGTGGGCGTATACCTGGAGCGGTCCGCCGAGATGGTGGTCGCCCTGCTCGGCACGCTCAAGGCCGGTGCCGGATATGTGATGCTCGACCCGGACTTTCCGGCGGAACGGCTGCGGGGGATGGCGGCCGACGCGGGCGTCGCCGTGGTCGTGTCACGGCGCGGGGCCCGACCGACCGGCATCGCGGCCGAGTCGGTCGCTGTGGAGGACGCGGAAGAGGCGCCGCCGCTCGAACGTGGCGCGGTGACCGTACGGCCGCAGGACCCGGCCTGCGTGATGTTCACCTCCGGCTCCACCGGCCGTCCGAAGGGCATCGTCGCCTCCCATGCCGCGATCACCGGGACGCTGACCGGGCAGGACTTCGCCTCGTTCGGAGCCGGCGCGGTGTGGTTGCAGTGCTCCCCCGTGTCCTGGGACGCGTTCGCGCTGGAGCTGTGGGGGCCGCTGCTCGGCGGCGGCCTGTGTGTTCTGCACCCGGGGCAGCGCCCCGACCCGGTGGTGATGGCCGGCCTGGTCGACCGGCACGCCGTCACCTCGCTCTACCTCTCCGCCTCCCTGTTCCATGTGATCGTCGACGAGTACCCGCGGGCCCTCGCCCAAGTGAGCGAACTGATCGTCGGGGGCGAGCCGTTGTCGCCCGCGCACGCGGCCCGCGCCCTGGAGCGGTACCCCGAGCTGAGGCTGAGCAACGGCTACGGACCGGTCGAGGGCATGGTCTTCCTGACCGTCCATCCGGTCACCGCCGAGGACGTACGGGACGGACGGCCGGTGCCGATCGGCCGCCCGCTGGCCGGCAAACGGCTCCGGGTGCTCGACGAGCGGCTGCGGCCCGTCGCGGACGGCGAGACCGGTGAGCTGTACGCCGCCGGGGCGGGGGTCGCCCTCGGCTACTGCGGTCGGCCCGAGCTGACCGCGGAGCGTTTTGCGGCCGACCTGTACGGGGCCGCCGGTGAGCGGATGTACCGCACCGGTGACCTGGTGCGGCGGCGGGCGGACGGGGTGCTGGAGTATCTGGGGCGGGCCGACGCCCAGGTGAAGATCCGCGGGTTCCGGGTGGAGCCCGGGGAGGTGGAGACGGTCCTGGCCGGCCACCCGGATGTCGTCCGGGCCGCTGTCGTCGCGCGTCCCGACGTCTCGGGTGACCAGCGGCTGATCGCGTACGTCGTCCCGCGCGACGGACATCGCCGGGGGCTGTCGGAACAGCGGTTGCGCGAGCACGCCGCGCGCGTGCTGGCCGACTACCTGGTCCCGGCCGCCTTCGTCCTGCTGGACGCGCTGCCCCTCACCGCCAACGGCAAGCTGGACCGCGCCGCCCTGCCCGAGCCCGGCCCGGTCGTCGGCTCCCTCGCCTCGGCAGCCGCACGGCAGCCATCGGGGCCGGTCGAGGAGGCGCTGTGCGGGCTGTTCTCCGAGGTGCTGGGGGTGGCGTCGGTCGGTCCCGAGGACGACTTCTTCGCGCTCGGCGGCAACTCGCTGATGGTGGCGCGGCTGCTGGGCCGGATCCGGCTGACGCTGGGCGCGCCGGTCGGCGTACGGACGCTGTTCGAGTGCCGGACGCCGGCGGCGCTGGTGCCGTACGTGGAGAAGGCCGCGCGGGATGAGAGGGCCGAGCTTCCCGCGCCTGTGCGGGACGGGGACGTGCTGCCCCTGTCGTACGCCCAGCGCCGGCTGTGGTTCCTGGACCGGGTCGACGCGGGTGCCGCCTACACCCTGCCCGTGCTGGTGCGGCTGCGCGGTGAGGTCGACGCGGAGGCCCTTCGGGCCGCTCTCGGGGACGTGGCCGCACGGCAGACGGCGCTGCGTACCGTCTTCGAGGAGCGCGACGGCGAGCCGAGGCAGCGGGTGCTGAGCGGCGCCGAGGCACTGCCTCGGCTGCGGCACGTCACGGTCGGCTCGGGCGAGTTGGCGCAGGCCGTCAGCGCGGCCGCCCGGCACCGGTTCGACCTCGCCGCCGAACTCCCCCTGCATGCCGTGCTGTTCAGCGTCCAGGACCGGCCGGGTGAACACGCCCTGCTGCTCGTCCTGCACCACATCGCGGGTGACGGCTGGTCTTTGTCCCCGCTCTTCCGGGATCTGTCCCGCGCCTACGCCGCCCGCGGCGCCGGTGCCGAGCCGGAGCTCGCCCCGCTGCCCGTGCCCTACGCCGACTTCGCCCGCCGGCAGCGGGAGCGGCTGGGCTCGGCGGACGATCCGGGGTCCCTGGCCGCTGCCCAACTCGCCTTCTGGCGCGAGGCCTTGGCCGACCTGCCGGCCGGCGGACCGCTGCTCCCCCGTCGTCCCGGGCGGCCCGCCGTGCCGGGTCGGGACGCCGCCACCGTCGTACGGCGGCTGGACGCGGGCGCGCACGCGCGGATCGTCGAGGCGGCGCGGGTCCAGGGCGCCACGCTGTTCATGGCGCTGCACGCCGCCCTCGCCGCCGCGCTGGTGCGGGCCGGGGCGGGTGAGGATCTCGCGGTCGGGTCGCCGATCGCCGGGCGTGGGCACGACGGCACGGTCGACGACGTCGTCGGGTTCTTCGTCAACATGCTGGTGGTGCGGACAGACGCCTCCGGTGACCCCACCGCCCGGCAACTGCTCGCGCGCACCCGGGAGACGGCGCTGAACGCCTTCGCCCACCAGGACATGCCGTTCGAGGAGGTCGTGGACGCGCTCAATCCGGTACGGCCACCGGGGCGGCAGCCGTTCACCGAGGTGGTGCTGGCGTTGCAGAACAACGCCCGGGCCGAGGTGGAGCTGCCCGGCGCCGAAGCCGGTGTGGAGCCGCTGCGCACCGGCACCGCGCGGTTCGAGCTGCTGGTCGACGTCACCGACGACCACGGGCCGGCGGGCGCGCCGGACGGCATGACGCTGGTCTTCGAGTACCGGACCTCGTGTCTGGAGCCGGAGTTCGTCCAATGGCTGGCGGACGCGGTCGTCGAGGCGCTGCGGGCGGCGGCCGCCGAGCCGGACGTACCGCTGTCCCGGCTCCCGCTGCCCGCGCCTCCCCGGCGGGCGGACGCGGCCCGGGACGCGATCCCCACCCCCGCTCGCGCCGCCGCCGCCCCGGCGGACTCCGCGCTGCACCGGGAGATCGCCGCCGTCTGGTCCGACGTCCTCGGCGTCGAGCGCATCGGGCCGCACGACGACTTCTTCCGGCTGGGCGGCAACTCCCTGCGCGCGGTCCGGGTCGCGGCCCGTCTCACCGGCGCCGGGCGCACGGTGACGGCCGCCCAGCTGTTCACCTCCCCCACGGTCGCCGCCCTCGCCGCCGAACTGGAGCGGGCACCGGCCCGGGCTCCCGCGGCTGCGGCGCCCATCCCGCGTCGGCCGCGCGTTCCGCGGCAGCCCGGCCGCGACGGCCGTACCGACACCAGTCAGAAGGAGGTGCCATGGACCTGA
- a CDS encoding MbtH family protein encodes MTTNPFEDENGTYLVLTNAEGQFSLWPDGITVPGGWDVALAASSRADCLAYVEDSWSDICPARTAADG; translated from the coding sequence ATGACCACCAATCCGTTCGAGGACGAGAACGGCACCTACCTCGTGCTCACCAACGCCGAGGGCCAGTTCTCGCTCTGGCCCGACGGGATCACCGTGCCGGGCGGGTGGGACGTGGCGCTGGCCGCGAGCAGCCGTGCGGACTGCCTCGCCTACGTCGAGGACAGCTGGAGCGACATATGTCCCGCCCGCACGGCAGCCGATGGCTGA